The Streptomyces sp. NBC_01268 genome segment CACCGCGGGCGCCAGCGCCGACTGGCCGGCCGCGGCCGTCCGTACCGCCGCCGCGAGCTCCTCCGGCGGGGCGTCCTTCAGCAGATAGCCCGAGGCCCCGGCCTCCACCGCCGCCAGGATGTCCGCGTCGGTGTCGTACGTCGTCAGGACCAGCACCCGCGGCCCGCCCGGCACGGCCGTGATGGCGGCCGTCGCCTCCGAGCCGTGCATCCCGGCACCGAACTGGAGGTCCATCAGGACCACGTCCACACCCCCGGCGGCGGCCAGCTCCACCGCCCGCTCGGCCGTCGCGGCCTCCGCGGCCACGGTGAAGTCCGGCTCCGTGTCGAGGACGGCGCGCAGCCCGGCCCGTACCACCGGATGGTCGTCGGCGAGCAGCAGTCGGATGGTCATGCGTCGGCTCCAGCGGGCAGAGGGGCGGCGGGCAGGGGAAGGGTGACGGCCACGGCGGTGCCCTGGCCGGGCGCCGACTCGACGGTGAACGCACCGCCCAGCGACTCGGCGCGGGAACGCATCGCGGGCAGCCCGAAGCCGCCCTCCGAGGAGGGCCGCAGCGCGCCGGGCTCGAAGCCCGCGCCGTCGTCCACGACGTCCAGGGCCACCGAACCGCCCATGAACGACAGCGTGATCTCCGCCCGCGAGGCCGAGGCGTGCCGGACGGTGTTGGCGAGCGCCGACTGCGCGATCCGCAGCAGCGCCACCTCGTACGGGGTGGGCAGTTCGGCCGGCGTCCCGCTCACCGAGAAGCGCACTCGCGGACCGTCCGGCCCGGCCGTCTGGCACAGGCGTTCCAGGGCCCCGGCGAGCGAGCCGTGCTCCAGGTCCGGCGGGGAGAGGGCGCGCACGAAGCGCCGGGCCTCCGCGAGGTTCTCCTGCGCGGCCCGCCGGGCCTCCTCGATGTGCCCGGCGGCCGGGGAACCCTCCGGCAGCGCGCGCTCGGCGGCCCGCAGCAGCAGCTGGATCGAGGACAGGCCCTGCGCGAGGGTGTCGTGGATCTCCCGGGCGAGCCGCTCGCGCTCGGCGAGCGTCCCCGCGTTCCGCTCCGCCGCCGCCAGCTCGGCCCGGGTGGAGATCAGCTCCTCGATGAGGCACCGCCGCCGCTCGCTCTCCCGGTACAGCGCCTGGTAGCCGAGCACGGTCGCCACGGCCACCGCCGCGCCGAGCAGCGGCCCGATGAACACCCCCGGGGTGAGCGGGGCGCCGTGCCGCACGTACGACAGGATCGCGGCGCCCGCCGTCAGGCCCACGGCCGGTAGCGACCAGCGCACCGGCAGCAGGTGCAGTTGCAGGAAGTAGAGCGGGAAGGCCACCCACAGCGCGTCGGGCGTGATCCAGAGCAGCAGCAGCCAGGCCGCGCACAGGGCGCCCAGCCACACCGCGGCGGCCCGCCACGAGTCCCGTACGGAAGGCAGCAGCGCACCCGCCGCGTAGACCGCGCCGGTCAGCGCGGCGGCCGCCACGGCGGCGGCCGACTCGGAGCCCAGGACGGCGAGCACCAGCAGTCCCGCCATCAGC includes the following:
- a CDS encoding response regulator transcription factor, which translates into the protein MTIRLLLADDHPVVRAGLRAVLDTEPDFTVAAEAATAERAVELAAAGGVDVVLMDLQFGAGMHGSEATAAITAVPGGPRVLVLTTYDTDADILAAVEAGASGYLLKDAPPEELAAAVRTAAAGQSALAPAVAHRLMDRMRTPAEALTKRELEVLQLVGEGLSNQQISKALFLSQATVKSHLVHVFAKLGVDSRTAAVAAATARRLIRR
- a CDS encoding sensor histidine kinase — translated: MDPRSLTPVLRALRLCLHLLMAGLLVLAVLGSESAAAVAAAALTGAVYAAGALLPSVRDSWRAAAVWLGALCAAWLLLLWITPDALWVAFPLYFLQLHLLPVRWSLPAVGLTAGAAILSYVRHGAPLTPGVFIGPLLGAAVAVATVLGYQALYRESERRRCLIEELISTRAELAAAERNAGTLAERERLAREIHDTLAQGLSSIQLLLRAAERALPEGSPAAGHIEEARRAAQENLAEARRFVRALSPPDLEHGSLAGALERLCQTAGPDGPRVRFSVSGTPAELPTPYEVALLRIAQSALANTVRHASASRAEITLSFMGGSVALDVVDDGAGFEPGALRPSSEGGFGLPAMRSRAESLGGAFTVESAPGQGTAVAVTLPLPAAPLPAGADA